The nucleotide sequence AGATTTATCGGGCCTAAAAGTGAATCTTAATAAGAGTTGTGTATACGGGATTGGAACTTCAAAAAACGAACTTACTTTATTGGCGTCTTGGTTCGGGTGCAAAGAGGGCACTTTCCCTTTCACATACTTAGGCCTCCCAATCGGTGCAAACATGAAAAGGCAACAAAATTGGTCACCCATTATCGAAAAGTTCAATAAGCGGCTATCAAATTGGAAAGCTAGAACTCTATCATTCGGAGGAAGATTAACGCTCATAAAGTCGGTACTTAGCTCTCTACCCTTATACTACTTTTCATTATTTAAATCTCCTTGTTGTGTTATAAATAAGTTGGAAAGCATTCGCCGTGATTTTTTTTGGGGAGGTTCTatggaaaataaaaaaaatggctTGGGTAAAATGGGATCATACACTACTCCCGTATGATttgggggtgggggggggggggggggtggggtgggggggggggggggctaaaCATCGGTTCTCTCAAAACAAAAAATTGGGCACTTTTGGGGAAGTGGTGATGGCGTTTTTTAAATGAAAAAAATTCTCTTTGGGTTTGTgttataaaaagtatttatggtGAAACTGGGGGGCTGGGCATTTCGAAATCTTCTACGGAATGTCCCTCCAACAAAATAATCGGTAGAACTTGGTCCAACATTATAAATCTCGGACCCACCCTAAATAATTTAGGGTGGGAATTTGCTAATTCTTTCTGTAAAGTGATAGGAAATGGTCAAGATACCCACTTCTGGTTGGATCCATGGTGTGGCCCTGAAGCTCTCAAAATTAAGTTTCCGCGACTGTTTAGACTTGAAGTGAACAAGAAGGTATCTGTTGCTAATCGAGTATCATGGACAAACAACGGCATATCATTCACATGGAATTGGTCAACATCACCCCGTTGGAGAAATGAAAACGATCTCTCTAATCTAAAAGACATAATCGCAACTGTTCATATCTCAAAAGAAGAAGGTGATCGATGGCATTGGTTCTTAGACCCGAATGGTATCTTCACTTCTAAACATTGTACTTCGGTAATCACTGAAATCGCAAATTCTAGTACCCCTAACTTGTCACCATCTGTTATAAATAATCTACTCCCACAAAAAATCGGGATCTTCGTCTGGAGAGCAAAACAAAATAAGCTTCCTGTAAGATCGGAACTTGATAAGCGTGGTATTGATCTCTACTCGGTTAGATGCCCGGTATGCGATGAGGACATCGAGACTTTAGAGCATACACTACTAAAGTGTAAAAGTGTTGTTGAAGTATGGGATCGCATTAGGAAATGGTGGACGCTAAATGACATCAACATTTCGAGCATAAATGATGCCTTGGAGGGTAACAACGCCAACATCAACTCACCTCATGGTCTGAAAATATGGCAAGCTATCTCCTGGTTAACAGGATACACCTTATGGAAAAATAGAAACGAATGTGTTTTCGGAAAAAATAAGTCAACCGGTGCTTCAATGCTAAATGATATTCAATCTAAAAGCTTCGAGTGGATATCATGTCGTTGGAAAAAAGGAAGTCTCGAGTGGCAAACTTGGCTCACCAATCCGTTACTTTATGATGTTCATCCCCCTCATAAAACGGGCATCGGCAAgtaccagtgttgtaaaagtcatccgacttgaccgacgcgtcggccgatgcgtcgtttttttgggttctccgtcccgttttttctaaaAACGACTCGAAAGACGgttaaagctaaaagttcggtcaaagtctgtcaaagacggtcaaagttggtcaaaaactgtcaaaatcagtcaaattttcgtcaagatctgatatgtttttagaaattaggttttgttttattttttgggtcactcttttctctgtgtccttactgattatgtactcggtaacattaattaagtttgaagttcgattgtttttaaattcaagttcttatttaagaaatttatggtacataatgaactattttatatgtatataaatatatatttaagaaattattaataaagtcaacgttggtcaacgaccgatgcgtcaccgactcggccgacgcgtcctttttaggtctagaccgatgcgtccccgactcgtgacttttacaaccttggctAGTACTATAGAAAAGTCTCAATCCATGTCTCACTGACTGCTACTTGCTCTGCTACTTTTCGTACGAGACTCTCATCTCAGTTGGGCTGGGAAAAAATCTAAATGGGCTAGTGGAGGGTTGCTTTGTCACTATTCTCGGTACTGTAGTCCTCGCTCCCCGGCTTGAGTTTTCAAGTAGTTTCTTTATCTTCGTCCTTTGAGATGTTCGTGTTTAACTAGCTTAAGCATTTTGTGTATCGGTAGAATATATAAGCTTTGTaactatgataatttttaataaaatttgtttgcttttcaaaaaaaaaaaaaaacaatattatacatttaaataaACACCCTAAATAAATAATTAACCCTATTTCAACACTTTTGGCGTCTTAGCAAGAGGCTTAACAATTATTGTCAAAATTCTTAATATAATTCATTAATGTTGATGATCATGTTCGAGATATAAAATGGACCTTCATAAAAGTTGAATTTTCAATACACATAAAAATTTAACATTACTAAAAGTAATCAACAAACAAAAAATTCTCAAAAAAAAGCGCATCAAAATGTTTTATTCTCGAACGGTTGTTATCTCATTATACTTAAACTAttctttaaattaaattaaatgaaaCTTGTGACATTTTTAAGCAAAGTTGTTGAAATTCTTTTCCGGTCAATAATTTCCAATATATAATTATCAATAGTTATTAATGTCAATGTCAATACTTTAATTAGTAATTATTAAATGATCTTGAAGGCGTGATACACATAAGTTAAAACTTAATATACATTTAATTAATAGATGTTACACATATTTTAAAATATCTTTCTGCCTTCATGATTTTTAAGTTAGTCTTCAAAATTTTTTTAATTGCCAAAACATATTTTAAAATTGATGTACTTTTTTTTTTCCATCATTCAAAAAATAGCGTCATTCAAACGAAGTTTTGAGCCCTTTCAAAAATTTAAATCTTGTGCAATTGTCCACGACTCCATGCTCACAAACCTAACACCCCTGAACATTAATCATCTAGAAATGTGTATAATAATGAATCAAACATAATCTAAACAGAAACTTATCTAACTTGATAATTATTCATCATTAATATAAGAcaaattatttaatattattagtatcaagcAAACAACGTATATTCATAAATTAACATTCATAAACTCTAGGTGTCAAAATATTTATCATATTATCAATAGTAAGTCAAATATATCATCATTTTATTTGTAAATATTTTTATGTTAGAGGATGTTTTAGAAACATAATAATAACGTATTACAATAACATAACCACCGTCATTACTTGACTGTATCCAACATATCATATATTTAAAAAAAGGTAATAAACTACCGAGTTTAAGGGAAACAGAACAGCACAAAGTATCGCTCAACCAAGATTAACATAGTATTCCTTTGTAAGGATAAAATAGTACAGGGTGGTAGTTTCACACGAGTGGTCTACCACAACCACAATTGGGTCCAGCAGCTTCGATTTTAGTCCGATCTCACCTgtcaattatgattaaactcaaataaGGGAACAGTCATACCACAAAAACTAGCATAAAACTTGGAGACGCCACTTTCGACTCATTTGCTTATGAATTGGTTGATCTGTATTGTGTTATATGTCAAACGGGTCAGATCTTTCACCCAAGCCTGTTTTTGACACATACCTAATAGATATTTCTTACGGGAGTTTAGATATTTACTGTACTAATAATTCTTATTCCAGTAACATTAAAGAATTTGACACAATTACCCCAACCTGACCCTTGGACCACTTGTAACCGTGCATGTGATATCACGGGTAGCGGGTGCACTTTTTGGGCGATGTGGCAAGCTCATGGACTGAAGGTAAATAAAGTGGCGTCACTTTTTTGAGTGTTAAATTTGTGGTGGGTAATGTGGTAAAATGTGATTGGAAGTTGgggataaaataaataaattagtgAAATCTGAATGGCCAAACAAAATCTGACCCTATTTTTCCGTCAGTCCCTTGACTTACGCCCAATTTCCGTTACAACTGACGCCCCATTAGAGGCATCCGGGGCGTCAGTTTGTGCAACATGTGATGCCACAAGTCACGCCCAAAAAGTAATGCACGGATAAAAATGGTCTTATCAACAAGGACTGGTTTCAACTAGCACCCTAATCCGTTACCAATCTATCAATCTTGATACATGTAATAAAAAGTATAAACATATTTCAGAAAGTAAAAATACCGAGGGTGAACGAGAATCCCTTGGACTTGCGCTCCTAGCTCTACGACGCCTATGATACTGGCAAATTATACATTCAGCAACAAAACGAAAACTTTAGTATGATGCATTAACAACTTTTAGTAAAGGTAACTTATGATTTGAAACTTACGTATGATGGCGGTGTACGAGACCTTGACGGAGATCTGCAGAAAATTCcatgaaaaataaaagaaaaagaaaaaaaccaAACTCATTAGCTCCAAATTCATAATTCAAAACTACCACAAAAATACTCAAAGCGGGTACCAATCGCTGGAGTTTTCACTATCTTCGATATCGATCCTACTCTAATAAGACTCGCAACCATGTAAGATTCAACGATTGAGAAAAATCAAATTGGCAGTTGGGGTACAACGGCCTTCACACTAGCATGCCATCAGGAAAAATTAGCTAAAATTATATTACAAAGGTTTAGAATTTAATTACTTTAGCTTAGATTAGTAAAAGTCATCCAATTTAAGCAAAACTTATTAAATTGTTTTACGGTGCTCAACATAtagtaataattaaattaattaccaTGGTTAGCCATGATGCTACTGTCAAACCCATCGAGTTACCTTTACCTCAAGTCCCTAACACGCAATCGGCAATCCCCAGACAGCCAACTTTGCTCCTAATTTACCATCATGTCCCTACCATGCCGTGGGATCCACATCTAAAAGAAACAAGGTGCAAAACCAAGGGCACCCTTTAAAATTCTTTTCACATAATCCACCTCATCATCTTCTAACAGTGTTAGAAAAAAAATTAACTATAATTTGACATAATAAAAGCAAAAAAGTAGATAAAATAAATAGAAAACTTCGTTTTTAAAGGGCCCAAGTTTATGTCTTTGAAAACTGCCAGGGAAAGACCTCTTGGTAAACAGTGAAAAACATAATTACTCCGTATATGCAAACTTAACAAAGTGAGATAACTACTCTAGAGCAAAAAAAATTCCCCCACACACGCATGTTAGTTATGCATGTTAAAGTGAGCGTATTTCTAAATCTGTGTACCTTGAAACGGGAGTAGGAGATAACTCAGAACGAGGTCGTGATGAGATAGATCTGGATCTAGACCTACGAGAACGTCTGTACCTAGGTGAGTAACTGCATGAAAACATTTGGTTACTGTAAcgatcataaataaataaaaaaatatatatatctgtaaACCTAGTAAGCTAAAATAGACAAACCTCCTGCTCCTGCTATCATAGCTATTGCTGCGACTTGGACTTCTGCTTCGTGAATAATATGGACTTCGACTTGGGCTCCTAGAGTAGCTGCGCCTTCGATCATACTCCTCCACCTGTTGTTGACAGATCACCAAGtaatatatgatttaaaaattatgaTGGTATTTTACAACGGCTACTCTATCTGCAACAAACATTGAATTCTCCAAAAAACAAAAAACATAATTCGTTCTAAGAACACCACACACGATTTGTCATGACATACCCGTATGTAGGCCTTGGAAAATTGGTTACGGAAAAGCGAGTCATCAAGTTTCCTtatctacaacaatcaaaaaatgtaACATATTCAAGAGTCGTGTAAAATTTAAACAGGACCAATCTACAAACCAGTAGAAAGAAGAAATTAGAATGTTGTTGGAACTAACCGCATATTTCATATCATCATAGTTAGTATAGTCCACAATCCCTCTCATGCCTGCAAAAAATTAAAAGATAAAATAAATCAGTCTCGTCTAACATACATCAAGaggtgaataaaaaaaatatttataaaaaaaattaaataatccTCCTGAACCTAAAACATATGAACAGTATTTGCCTATGGTTATGTCTAAATGCAGCAAATAAATCAGTCTTAACTATCGACTGAGCAAAAATAAGCATTAACTAAAATGTGATTCAACATATCAAAAATGTCTTATATCAGTAATTGATGTGAGTATTAAATGCTTGAGAAGAACAGAAGTCGTAGTAAGTACAGCTTACCATCACGATCACGAAATACTTGAGAGAAACAAACATCACCAGCTCGACGCATGTGATCCTACCATTTCCCGGTTAGTAACAAAATCAGCAAAGTCAAAATATTAAAATTACAGAGtacataattttaataaaattggtGTACACTAAAGAATTATATTAAAATTACAGAGTACAGGGTGTCTACACAATGAGTTTAAGTTCAATTGACAAAACTAACCTTCAAATCTTGCCATGAAGCAGAAGAAGGTAAACCAGTGACATAAACTGCACACCAAGTATTAGTATGATAATTCACAACTGTTTTGATCAAATATAgaccaaaataaaataataaaaagtataaACAGTTAAGGCATAATCATACCACGATAGTCGGAGCGCTTAGATAGTCCTCCACGACTGCCTCCGCTACTGTAACTGCTGTAACGGTCCACAGAAGATGAACTTCTACCACCATGTGCAAGTTCAACCTGCAgataaagacaaaaaaaaaaaaaaaaaaacaataaacaacaaaatacaAAATATCACAAGTCACTGATTATATAACAAAAATTGATTTTATTGACTAACTCGTAAGCGATGCCCATCAAACTTATATCCATCCCTTCCATAAATAGCATCTTCAGCGTCACGAACATCTTCAAACTGTAATACATCCAATAAATTCACAAAACGATACTAGATGAAGTATAATCAGACAAAATGACAGCGGGATTTATGCACTTTTACCTCTACAAAGGCAAAACCAGGGGGTCTAGGTGGAACTTTTATGTCAATTTCAACAATAGGTCCATACTGCAAGccaacaaagaaaaaaaaaaaaatttttttttttttatcaaaatcacATAAATTAAAACATGGCAGATAGTTATGAAGCAGACAAATTTCTAGCAAATaattatcattaagttaacaaaaTAATTAAAAAGATGAAACCTTGTAAAATAAATCTTCAACTTCTCGTTCACGAATATCGCCAGGAAGGTTACCGACATAGATAGTACGATCCAAGCGACCCATGCTTTCTGAAAACTAAATTAAAATATGATTTGATCCGATCAGAGCTTAAGTTATATGATCAAGTTGAAATAATTTTACAAGCAATAAACCTTAATTAGAGCAATAAATGCAGGATTTGAAAGGAAATAAACAACCCTAATTGAGATTAACTTGTATTCGGAGCTTTGGTGTGGATAATAAACAGAAATTAGGGGGAAAATGATCGATTAAGGTACCTGATGAAAAAGTGGTGATAACAGAGAAAAGAACAACCGCACAATTTCGTGAATGTTCTGGAGTTTTGGTTAGAGACGGAAGTCAATCGTACTTTTATTGACCTTTTATACAATGCTGCTTTAAGTTAAAACTATTTACATTTCACTCCCTCGTCTTTTTtaacaaaatttaaatttaaatttaaatactcGTATAAAATAGTGATAATCTAATGAGCTACGAATGATATACCTTCACTTaactttcatttttttttaaaataaaagtaTTTGAAATTATTGACGAAGATATAAAAGACCGACTAGACCATTTTATACTCACACACGGATTTGAAGCATGTTCTACATGTTCCATGGCACAAGGTCCACTATTTTGTAGGGCCCATTTTAGTCCAATGTACATATTGGGGTACTGTCAACTCATATTTAGTCCAGTGTACGTCTTAGAGCTACAAATACCATTAGCTACTAAAAATTTTGGAGGGGCGAGAGCCCCATAATGCCCTAAGAAAGTTCCGCCCTTGCTCGGAAAGaacatcaaccatatacatggttcccgTCTTATTTCCGCTCTTAAATTAAATCTTAGAACTCAACCAACCAAAACAAGCACTTATACTGTCAACCCAGGTTCAAATTGGGGTACATCAACTCATGTTCAATTCTCATTCCAAGCGGGAGTTTCCAACCTTTGATGATATTGTCAACATTAATGTGATTTGGGAAGGTCTCGAGGGGTTCTCAACCTTCGATTGTACTACCAACATAGTCACGAATTGAGTTCCTCATAACGTGTGTGTGAGTAGCATATGATCGCGGAGTGGTTAAGTCTCTTCTTggtgatttcgatatcgttgttcGAAAAAATTACATATATTTTTGAAACAAGgttaaaaatacaaataaaaattTGCATAAAATGACACGCTTATTTGTgtttttttctctcatttttcttaaGCGATAATAATGGGTTGATATTTGGGCCAAATGACCAAGGTATAAATATAACTAAAGCCCATTAGGAAAAAGCCCAGAAAGCAACATGACGTTGTTCAACTTCTCCAACCGTTAAAAATGTATCGACGAAGTGACCAGTCTAACAACCAGTCTCCTCTTTGTAAACTCCGCCTTCCTTCAATTCAGCGGACGTCACAAAGCTTCttcatttcattatatatatacatatacatctctATATCTATATTTGCAAAACCTAAGCCCTAATTTATATCTTTCTATCCATCTGTTCTCAATTTAATTGCTGAAAATGCAATCAGCAATCTCTCTATCACTCTCTTCTGCATCTCCGATCACAGTCAGATCCGATGCCGGAGCAACCTCTACTGCTTCGGACTTATTTTTTAAAACGAAAACTACTCCTAAGCAGCTGCGATTTTGTGGATTGAGAAGAGAAGCATTTGCAGGATGCAAATCGTCTAGCAACAATGCAGTTTTGCTGAAACAATTGCGGTCGAAAACGAAGATTTCGGCTTCCTTATCTGGTAATGGAGCTTCGTCTAAAAGTTTTGATTACGATCTTGTGATTATTGGAGCTGGTGTTGGTGGTCATGGTGCTGCTCTTCATGCTGTGGAGAAGGTATGAGAATGCTAATTACATATACATAACCTCATTTCATGAATTTTATAATTGTATCTGTATATATCAATATAAGCAAGTGTTTCAAATTGAGGTTGTGAAGTAACTGTGGGCTTAGTTGAACTGTATGTGTGATGTTTGTAGTTGATATACAGATTTTGCAATCACCTTATAGCAGTTACTCATTAAGAATATAAGTTGTATTGTGTTCTTCCATGTACCTGCATATTTGTGTAATTGAAGTGGAATTTGATGTCTGTAGGGTCTGAAAACTGCCATTATTGAAGGTGATGTGGTTGGGGGAACTTGTGTTAATCGTGGTTGTGTTCCTTCTAAAGCCCTTCTTGCTGTCAGTGGCCGCATGCGGGAGCTTCAGAATGAACAGCATATGAAGTCTTTTGGTTTACAGGTATGTCTATAACTTATTGGATGATACAGCTTCTGTTGCTGTGTTCCATGTATGTACGTTTAAGTTTGGCACACATATGGGCGTATATTTGTTCATTTTATTACAATATGAGCCTGTAATTATTGATATTGGCAGGTTGCAGCCGCTGGATATGACAGACAAGCGGTAGCTAATCACGCAGAAGGTCTTGCCACCAAAATTCGAAATAATCTAACCAATTCTCTGAAACATCTTGGTGTGGACATATTGACAGGTGTTGGTGCTGTCGTGGTGTGTCATCTATAGCTGACCATTTGAATCAATGATTTTATTCACCTTTTCAAAATAAGTGATTCATGCGCATACCATCATACAAACACTTTATGCTCATTTTGTTATCACTATATTTGCAGGGTCCACAGAAAGTGAAATATGGAAAAGTCGGGGGCAGTGAGACAGTTATTACTGCAAAAGATACAATTATTGCTACTGGATCTGTACCATTTGTCCCTAAGGGGGTTGAAGTTGATGGTAAGTGTTTGTTTCTCTATCCATTTCCCTTTATATATTCCTTTTATGATTCatgaattataaaaaaaaaatttggcttTAATATTCTGATTTGTGTCTAATATTTTTGCATCTCTGTTGGTGGTATAAATGTATTCATTAACTTTAGTGTCTGAAATAAGCTAGAAATTTAAGTCTAGACGGTATTGTATGttattatttgtttatttatgtcttTGATCACCTTTATCAGGAATAAAAAGATATGACCCCTCTGAAAAGTTTCTGCAAGTTAGATGATGGCTACAATTATCAAATTGTTTTATTTATTACGGAGTATGTAAATATGTATTACTAAGAAGCAAATTAACTGCTTGTGTACTTAGCCTCGTGTATACTTGTTACTGATCACCTACCTGGCAGGTAAGACCGTTATAACCAGTGATCATGCACTAAAGCTAGAGACGGTACCAGAGTGGATAGTTATAGTTGGAAGTGGTTATATTGGTCTGGAATTCAGCGATGTTTATACAGCACTTGGAAGTGAGGTGGGCACCACTAATCCTTTTTGAAAACACATGCTATGATTCTTGTGAATAAATTCAATTAAGTTTTctatctttttttcttttttttctttcctattttACTTTGTGCTATGTAAAGTGTTTATGGGCACATGTTTGTTACTTTTCAAATCATGTTGATTTAGAAACCATACAAATGCATTAGCCACTTCAATCTTAATGGAACTTAATAATGTACAATGCTTAGTATTATTTATCTGCATGCTTCAAGTAACGGAGGTACAAAGTATTGACTAAGCTTCTCATTGTCTCATAGGTGACATTTGTAGAAGCTTTAGATCAGTTAATGCCTGGATTCGACCCTGAGATTGGAAAATTGGCTCAAAGGGTTCTTATTAATCCTCGAAAGATCGACTATCATACTGGTGTATTTGCAACCAAGGTTCTTATCCTTCTAACCTTTTCTTTATTGCTATGCTTCAGTATTCGAGTATGCTCAattttcccgttcttattgacagATCACTCCAGCTAAGGATGGTAATCCTGTAAGAATTGAGCTTACTGATGCGAAAACAAAGGAACCAAAAGAAACATTGGAGGTCGGTTTCACCATGCTCAAGTCATGATCATTTCGTAGTTAGTTGGAAAATTTGCAACACAATAGGAAAATGTTCATTATAAACTTTATATAATTGTAACTTTATGCTTTGATTTTTGCTATAGGTAGATGCTGCTCTTATTGCAACTGGAAGGGCTCCATTTACACAAGGGCTTGGCTTGGAGAATGTAAGTGAACCTATTAAATCTTCATCTGAGCTATTATTAGTAAGAGGTAAAGTTAAACAGTTGAGTTCTCTTATTATAGGTCAATGTAGAAACACAACGTGGTTTTATTCCTGTTGACGAACGCATGCGAGTTATTGATTCAAAGGGAGAATTGGTAAATAGCATTATCTTTTCCGCCTTacctatataattataattataattatactctATATAAAAACGTTTCTCTGACATAAGCTTTGGTGAGTAGGTTCCTCATTTGTATTGCATTGGTGACGCGAATGGAAAAATGATGCTTGCTCATGCAGCAAGTGCCCAGGGAATTTCAGGTGACCTTGTTATTACTTTCTTTGACTTTGTAACATACATTCTATTTAGAGGTATCAAGATCGATTGGTTGGGATATGGATAAAATGCCAAGATTTTATATTGGCTAGAATCGGGCAGGGTAGGGTTGGTTTGACCTGTCAACACTTTTGtgtttaattttatataatcagtATTGTGGTTTAGGTTTTCAGCACACATGTATATTTACAATAAGAATTCAAGGCTTTGAATAAGATCAGTTAGGAGGTTGCATGCATTAAAATTAGACTTTGGGTGACTTTCAACCTTTACTAACTGCTCGGTTTATTGGACTCAAATCAACCCATATGGGGATAAATCACAACCCAAACTCATTTATTATGGGTTAAAATTTTCACCTCAATTCTTACTGCTATCTGTCGTACTTGATAATTGTGTGTGTAACAGTCGTTGAGCAAGTTTCTGGGAAAGATCATGTTCTAAATCATCTGAGCATCCCAGCTGCATGTTTTACTCATCCTGAAATCAGCATGGTTGGGTTAACAGAGGTATGACTTTTCAtggtttagaaagaaaaaaaatctgttttttttttttttt is from Rutidosis leptorrhynchoides isolate AG116_Rl617_1_P2 chromosome 10, CSIRO_AGI_Rlap_v1, whole genome shotgun sequence and encodes:
- the LOC139872472 gene encoding serine/arginine-rich splicing factor SR30-like isoform X3, whose translation is MGRLDRTIYVGNLPGDIREREVEDLFYKYGPIVEIDIKVPPRPPGFAFVEFEDVRDAEDAIYGRDGYKFDGHRLRVELAHGGRSSSSVDRYSSYSSGGSRGGLSKRSDYRVYVTGLPSSASWQDLKDHMRRAGDVCFSQVFRDRDGMRGIVDYTNYDDMKYAIRKLDDSLFRNQFSKAYIRVEEYDRRRSYSRSPSRSPYYSRSRSPSRSNSYDSRSRSYSPRYRRSRRSRSRSISSRPRSELSPTPVSRSPSRSRTPPSYYHRRRRARSASPRDSRSPSGAS
- the LOC139872472 gene encoding serine/arginine-rich splicing factor SR30-like isoform X1, with protein sequence MGRLDRTIYVGNLPGDIREREVEDLFYKYGPIVEIDIKVPPRPPGFAFVEFEDVRDAEDAIYGRDGYKFDGHRLRVELAHGGRSSSSVDRYSSYSSGGSRGGLSKRSDYRVYVTGLPSSASWQDLKDHMRRAGDVCFSQVFRDRDGMRGIVDYTNYDDMKYAIRKLDDSLFRNQFSKAYIRVEEYDRRRSYSRSPSRSPYYSRSRSPSRSNSYDSRSRSYSPRYRRSRRSRSRSISSRPRSELSPTPVSRSPSRSRTPPSYYHRRRRARSASPRDSRSPSIRVLVETSPC
- the LOC139872472 gene encoding serine/arginine-rich splicing factor SR30-like isoform X2 — encoded protein: MGRLDRTIYVGNLPGDIREREVEDLFYKYGPIVEIDIKVPPRPPGFAFVEFEDVRDAEDAIYGRDGYKFDGHRLRVELAHGGRSSSSVDRYSSYSSGGSRGGLSKRSDYRVYVTGLPSSASWQDLKDHMRRAGDVCFSQVFRDRDGMRGIVDYTNYDDMKYAIRKLDDSLFRNQFSKAYIRVEEYDRRRSYSRSPSRSPYYSRSRSPSRSNSYDSRSRSYSPRYRRSRRSRSRSISSRPRSELSPTPVSRSPSRSRTPPSYYHRRRRARSASPRDSRSPSVRSD
- the LOC139872277 gene encoding dihydrolipoyl dehydrogenase 2, chloroplastic-like isoform X2, which codes for MQSAISLSLSSASPITVRSDAGATSTASDLFFKTKTTPKQLRFCGLRREAFAGCKSSSNNAVLLKQLRSKTKISASLSGNGASSKSFDYDLVIIGAGVGGHGAALHAVEKGLKTAIIEGDVVGGTCVNRGCVPSKALLAVSGRMRELQNEQHMKSFGLQVAAAGYDRQAVANHAEGLATKIRNNLTNSLKHLGVDILTGVGAVVGPQKVKYGKVGGSETVITAKDTIIATGSVPFVPKGVEVDGKTVITSDHALKLETVPEWIVIVGSGYIGLEFSDVYTALGSEVTFVEALDQLMPGFDPEIGKLAQRVLINPRKIDYHTGVFATKITPAKDGNPVRIELTDAKTKEPKETLEVDAALIATGRAPFTQGLGLENVNVETQRGFIPVDERMRVIDSKGELVPHLYCIGDANGKMMLAHAASAQGISVVEQVSGKDHVLNHLSIPAACFTHPEISMVGLTEPQAREKAEKEGFEVSIAKTSFKANTKALAENEGEGIAKLIYRPDNGEILGVHIFGMHAADLIHEASNAIALGTRIQDIKYAVHAHPTLSEVIDELFKSAKVKNNVSSTVAEPVAV
- the LOC139872277 gene encoding dihydrolipoyl dehydrogenase 2, chloroplastic-like isoform X1, translated to MQSAISLSLSSASPITVRSDAGATSTASDLFFKTKTTPKQLRFCGLRREAFAGCKSSSNNAVLLKQLRSKTKISASLSGNGASSKSFDYDLVIIGAGVGGHGAALHAVEKGLKTAIIEGDVVGGTCVNRGCVPSKALLAVSGRMRELQNEQHMKSFGLQVAAAGYDRQAVANHAEGLATKIRNNLTNSLKHLGVDILTGVGAVVGPQKVKYGKVGGSETVITAKDTIIATGSVPFVPKGVEVDGKTVITSDHALKLETVPEWIVIVGSGYIGLEFSDVYTALGSEVTFVEALDQLMPGFDPEIGKLAQRVLINPRKIDYHTGVFATKITPAKDGNPVRIELTDAKTKEPKETLEVDAALIATGRAPFTQGLGLENVNVETQRGFIPVDERMRVIDSKGELVPHLYCIGDANGKMMLAHAASAQGISVVEQVSGKDHVLNHLSIPAACFTHPEISMVGLTEPQAREKAEKEGFEVSIAKTSFKANTKALAENEGEGIAKLIYRPDNGEILGVHIFGMHAADLIHEASNAIALGTRIQDIKYAVHAHPTLSEVIDELFKSAKVREKTSLVPQLSFSHILQWLKTTFLVRLLNQLQSKLVCGFNQVAVDHSR